A region from the Dendropsophus ebraccatus isolate aDenEbr1 chromosome 1, aDenEbr1.pat, whole genome shotgun sequence genome encodes:
- the ITFG2 gene encoding KICSTOR complex protein ITFG2, translating to MRSLSYVQRAVLEFSGSLFPHALCLGDADNDSLNELVLGDTCGRLHVYKNDHSKPWLSRCCSGMLTCVGVGDVCNKGKNFVVAVSAEGWFHLFDLSSKLDVPCDLTMGEEQKATYTQHLPANTKLALISDIDGDGRCELVLGYTDRVVRAFRWESPPDADLSCGQLVPLKKWLLEGQVDSLSVNPGADGIPELMVSQPGCGYAILKCTWGDESMLGAEGSGAAEARENSARDVILHQTSGRIHNKNVSTHLMGNIKQGPGVGNKEPGLFALCTLDGTLKLMQGSDRLLWSVQVDHQLFALEKLDVTGNGQEEVVACAWDGQTYIIDHNRTVLRFQVDENVSAFCAGLYACRGNQNSPCLVYVGFNQKIYVYWSITLERIESSNLLRVLEENEEFTSLLSKLHIDVNDVSAVRDLIHQTFYCSNGKYKDSSEKETTQTMGL from the exons ATGCGGTCCCTCAGCTACGTGCAGCGCGCTGTGCTGGAGTTCAGCGGGTCGCTGTTCCCGCACGCCTTGTGCCTCGGGGACGCGGACAATGATTCG CTGAACGAGCTGGTCTTGGGGGACACCTGCGGGAGGCTGCACGTCTACAAGAACGACCACAGCAAGCCCTGGCTGAGCCGCTGCTGCTCCGGCATG CTGACCTGTGTAGGTGTTGGTGATGTGTGCAAtaaaggaaag AATTTTGTGGTGGCAGTAAGTGCAGAGGGCTGGTTTCATCTCTTTGATCTTAGCTCAAAATTGGATGTCCCATGTGACCTTACAATGGGAGAAGAACAGAAAGCTACATACACTCAGCATTTACCTGCAAATACTAAGCTTGCCCTGATAAGCGATATAG ATGGAGATGGCCGCTGTGAGTTAGTTTTAGGATACACAGACCGTGTAGTCCGAGCATTTCGTTGGGAGAGTCCCCCAGATGCTGATCTGTCCTGTGGGCAGCTTGTTCCTCTAAAGAAATGGTTGCTGGAGGGACAG GTTGACAGTCTTTCTGTAAACCCTGGTGCAGATGGCATCCCTGAGTTAATGGTGTCCCAGCCGGGTTGTGGATATGCAATTCTAAAGTGTACCTGGGGTGATGAGTCCATGCTGGGAGCAGAGGGGTCAGGAGCTGCAGAGGCAAG GGAGAACTCTGCTCGAGATGTCATCCTTCACCAGACCTCTGGCCGCATACACAATAAAAATGTTTCCACACACTTGATGGGAAATATCAAGCAAG GACCTGGTGTTGGAAACAAGGAACCCGGTTTGTTTGCACTTTGCACCCTGGATG GCACACTAAAGCTCATGCAGGGATCTGACAGGCTCTTATGGTCAGTTCAGGTTGATCATCAGCTCTTTGCTTTGGAGAAGCTTGATGTAACG GGCAATGGACAAGAAGAAGTTGTGGCCTGTGCATGGGATGGGCAAACATACATCATTGATCACAATCGCACAGTCCTTCGATTCCAGGTTGATGAAAATGTCAGTGCGTTCTGTGCTG GACTATATGCCTGCAGGGGTAACCAGAATAGTCCTTGTTTGGTTTATGTCGGTTTCAATCAGAAAATTTATGTATATTGGTCCATAACACTGGAAAGGATAGAATCCTCTAACCTTCTGCGTGTATTGGAGGAAAATGAGGAATTCACATCCCTTCTTAGTAAATTACATATAG ATGTTAATGATGTCTCGGCTGTACGGGATCTCATCCATCAAACCTTCTATTGTTCTAATGGAAAATATAAGGACTCTTCTGAGAAGGAGACCACACAGACAATGGGACTTTGA